The proteins below come from a single Papaver somniferum cultivar HN1 chromosome 11, ASM357369v1, whole genome shotgun sequence genomic window:
- the LOC113320438 gene encoding late embryogenesis abundant protein 1-like codes for MSSNQSFNAGATKGHAQAKTQEWVESAKDTAQSARDKTADAAQSTSDSAQQKKEEASGFLQQTGEQVINMAQGAMDSVKSTLGVGDYVYPHKK; via the exons ATGTCTTCTAATCAGAGTTTCAATGCAGGTGCAACTAAAGGCCATGCACAG GCCAAGACACAGGAGTGGGTTGAGTCTGCTAAGGACACAGCTCAATCGGCAAGGGACAAGACTGCAGATGCAGCCCAATCCACTTCTGACTCTGCCCAACAGAAAAAAGAGGAGGCATCCGGTTTCCTTCAACAG ACTGGAGAACAGGTAATAAACATGGCACAAGGTGCAATGGACAGCGTCAAGAGTACACTTGGAGTTGGTGACTATGTGTATCCACACAAAAAATAG
- the LOC113320813 gene encoding uncharacterized protein LOC113320813, giving the protein MRGIQIIISSSSSFRFPRHHPPPRFNNPTNRLTFYCYSSSVVTMNSGGNSNKPDDKSHIAGNWFSVPELRLRDHRFIVPLDYTSNHHQHQQSSSVISVFAREVVSAGKEEQQLPYLLYLQGGPGFESPRPNEASGWIKKACEEYRVILLDQRGTGLSTPLTISSLSQFTSAEKLVDYLKHFRADNIVNDAEFIRVRLVPNAKPWTILGQSYGGFCAVTYLSFAPQGLKQALLTGGLPPIGNGSTADSVYRACFEQLTLQNEKYYKRYPQDIEIVREVVKYLAESEGGGVPLPSGAILTPRGLQTLGLSGLGLSTGFERMHYMFERVWDPVLVPGSKKSISYFFLKSFEDWMGFDKNPLYALLHESIYCQGAPSKWAAHRIRTEHESKFDAVKAAKEGRTVMFTGEMIFPWMFDEVHALRHFKDAAHLLADKKDWPSSLYNVTALKNNKVPVAAAVYHDDMFVNFKLAMETASQISGIRLWITNEFMHSGLRDGSEQVLDSLFGMLNGKKPLF; this is encoded by the exons ATGAGAGGAATTCAGATAATaatctcatcatcttcatcttttcgTTTCCCGCGTCATCATCCTCCTCCCCGATTCAACAACCCTACAAATCGACTCACCTTCTATTGCTACTCTTCTTCTGTTGTCACTATGAACTCCGGCGGCAACTCGAATAAACCAGACGATAAATCTCACATTGCCGGGAACTGGTTTTCGGTACCTGAACTTCGATTGCGTGACCATCGTTTTATTGTTCCTCTTGATTATACGTCCAATCATCACCAGCATCAGCAATCTTCTTCAGTGATTTCAGTTTTTGCTCGTGAAGTTGtgtctg CTGGTAAGGAAGAACAACAATTGCCATACTTATTATACCTACAAGGTGGTCCTGGTTTTGAGAGTCCACGGCCGAATGAGGCTAGTGGGTGGATTAAGAAAGCGTGCGAGGAATATCGAGTTATTTTGTTAGATCAG AGAGGGACTGGCCTGTCGACTCCGCTGACTATTTCATCTCTCTCACAATTTACTAGTGCAGAGAAGTTGGTTGACTACTTGAAGCATTTTCGGGCGGATAACATTGTCAATGATGCTGAATTTATTCGTGTTCGCTTGGTACCTAACGCCAAACCATGGACCATTTTGGGGCAG AGCTATGGTGGTTTTTGTGCTGTTACCTATCTGAGTTTTGCGCCACAAGGACTGAAACAAGCCCTTTTAACTGGTGGACTTCCTCCGATTGGTAATGGATCTACAGCAGATTCTGTTTATAGAGCATGCTTTGAACAGCTTACGCTTCAGAATGAAAAATACTACAAGAGATATCCTCAGGACATTGAAATTGTTCGAGAAGTAGTAAAGTACTTGGCAGAATCTGAGGGAGGAGGG GTTCCTCTGCCATCTGGAGCTATATTAACCCCAAGAGGATTGCAAACTCTTGGTCTATCTGGTTTAGGACTAAGTACGGGTTTTGAGCGCATGCACTATAT gtttgagagagtttgggaTCCTGTACTAGTTCCCGGCTCAAAAAAGTCAATTAGTTATTTCTTCCTGAAATCT TTTGAGGACTGGATGGGTTTTGACAAGAATCCCCTCTATGCACTTTTACACGAATCCATATACTGCCAA GGAGCTCCATCAAAATGGGCGGCTCACAGAATTAGGACTGAACACGAAAGCAAGTTTGATGCAGTCAAAGCTGCAAAAGAAGGTCGGACTGTTATGTTCACGGGAGAG ATGATCTTTCCATGGATGTTTGACGAAGTTCATGCATTGAGACACTTTAAAGATGCAGCACATTTGTTAGCTGATAAGAAGGATTGGCCTTCTTCACTTTACAATGTTACTGCATTGAAAAACAACAAG GTACCTGTTGCAGCAGCTGTATATCACGACGATATGTTTGTTAACTTCAAGTTGGCAATGGAAACAGCATCACAAATATCTGGAATTAGATTATGGATAACAAATGAATTCATGCATTCTGGTTTAAGGGATGGAAGTGAACAAGTCTTGGACAGTTTATTTGGAATGCTCAACGGAAAGAAGCCTCTGTTTTGA